The Treponema succinifaciens DSM 2489 region GAATCTTCAAGTTATGATAAAAATGTTTCCAGACCGGAAGCGAAAAATTATGATATTTTGAATTTGATTGAGCTTCATAAAAAGGAACGCCATTCAATTCCATTTTTTAATTCGGCATTTAAAGAAAGAAGACAAATTGAGCTTTCGGTTGGACTTTCTCCTTCTGGAGTTGAGCCGAGCGTTGTTTTTTTTACCATAATGTTTTGTGCTGTTTTTATTTTGCTTGCTGTTTCAGTTTTGCTTTTTATTTTCAAGCGAAAAAAAACTTGCGCAATTTTTGTTTCTATGTTTGTTACGTTTGCAGTTTTCTTGTCGATTTATGGATATCATTTGTTTACTTCCCGCGGAATTTATGCAGGAGGAACAATGAGTCCGATTCCAGAAAAAACTGCTCCAACAGGTGTAACCATTCAGGCTGGAAGCGTTGTTTCTATAATAAGAACTGCGGGAGGCTGGATGTACATAAGGCATAATGATACTTACGGTTGGGTTTCGGCGGAAAATGTTTATATAATAAAATAGCAAGGAATTTAAAAATGGATTTTGGTGATATTTTGTCGCAGTGGGATTCTATTCAGAAGAATCATGTTCCAAAAAATAAAGGTCCTCAAATTTGCCGTAAAAAAGCAAATGCTCCTACAAAAGAAGAAAAAGAAGCCGCGCGTCAAGGTTATTCTTACGAGCAGATTATGGATCAGAACAGCCAGAAGCGCATAAATCCGATGGAACTTTGGCTTAGGCGATACGGTACGGTAGACAAAGACAAGGCTTTTGAAGAAAATGCGCGTCAGGAAAAACTTAATGATATAAATTATTTAAAGACGCTTGCTCCAGAAGCTACAATAGATTTGCATCAGCTTACAAGAGAAGAAGCGTGGGACAAACTTAAGATTTTTGTTGACAGCTGCTACATCCGGAAACTCAAGAAAATTCTTATCATCCACGGAAAAGGAAATCACAGCCATGGAACAGATCCAGTTCTTGGGCAACTTGTGCGGCTTTTTATTGAGCAGGACAAGCGTCTTGGAACTTCCGGCCATCCAGACAGAAATCACGGCGGCTCTGGAGCAACTTGGGTGATAATAAAAAATTAGATTTTTTCAATTGATTTATTCAATGGATTTTAGTAAGTTTAGTTTTAAGAGTTTTTGCTGATATGGAAGATTTGTATAAAATTTTGAATGTTGAAAAAAATGCCTCTGCGGAAGAAATCAAAAAAGCCTATAGAAATTTAGCATTTAAATTTCATCCAGACAGAAATCCAGGCGATAAATCCGCGGAAGAAAATTTCAAAAAGATAAACGAAGCTTATTCAGTTTTAGGAGATGAAATAAAACGCCGCCAGTACGACCAGTACAACATGAATGGCTTTTCTGAAAATTTTCAGCAGAACGGCGGATTTTATCAAGGCGACCCTTTTGCAGATTTTTTTAACAACAGAAATTATCAGTACACTTACACTTATTCTTCAAAAAATTCAGAGAGCAAAAAAGGCTTTTCTTTAATAGGATTTTTCTTAAGCATAGTTCAGATTTTGTTCTGCTTCTTGGGATTTACCACAGTCGGCAGATGGAGTTTTTTGCTTGGCATTTTATTTTTTATTGGACTAGTCAATGGAATAAAATCAGCGGCAGGAAATTTAAAATGGATTCTTGCTGAATAAAAAAGTGAAAGGAAAATTTTATATGGAAAATAATTCAGGCATTGTTGTTTACACAGATGGCGGTTGCCGCGGAAATCCTGGCTGCGGAGGTTGGGGTTGCGTTATAATTGACGGCGAAAAAGAATACAAATTTTCCGGCGGAGAAAAACTTACAACAAACAACCGCATGGAACTTATGGCTGCAATTAGCGCGCTAAATTCAATTGCCGAAAATACGCTTTGGAAAAATCAGCATATTTCAGTTTATTCAGACAGTCAGTATGTAAAAAACGGAATAACTTCTTGGATTCAAAACTGGAAAAAAAACGGCTGGAAAACTTCTGCAAAGAAACCTGTTCTTAATAAAGATTTGTGGGTTCAGCTTGATTCGGTTTACAATCTTCTTGACATCGAATGGAAATGGGTCAAAGGCCATGCGGGCGTAAAGTACAACGAAATTTGCGATGAACTTTGCAATATGGAAATGGACAAGCAAGGGTAAAATTTGTTCGCAAGAAATATTTTGTTGTAAAGAGAATATTTTTTACTCTATAAAGATATAATCATTGAAATAAACCGCTCGGATTTGTCCCATTACAAGATTTTCGTTTATTTTTTGAAGCAGTTCTTCTTTTATTAAATTTTCTCCTTTTGCCCGGATTTGGCTGAAAGTGAGCGCGGAAAAATAGTTTGTAAAAATCGATTTTATCTGCCGTTCCTTTAGTGAAAGTTCTTCAAATAAAGCCTTGTCTTCCGCAGGGTACGAAAACCATGGGGAAACAACGATTACAACTTGCTCGTCTTTTTCTGAAATTTGTTTTGTGAAAATCCTAAGCTGCCCGATGTCCGTAAACGCATTCATGCTTTTTTCTTTTCCTGTGTTCATGTTTGTGATTTTTTTTGGACTTGGATCTGATTTTCTGTATGCGCTCGCAGGATTTTCTTTTGTGAATATATAAAATGCAATTGTAACAATTATTATTGTAAGAAGAATTGCGGCTGCCAGTGCAAAAAGAAATCTATTCAATTTATTCAGATTCATACAATAAATTCCTTTAGCAAAGAAAGCGTTCTTGTTGTCGCATTTCCGGTTTCATCGAATGTTCCAGGAATTCTTGCGGTCAGCTCGATAAAATTTTCAAGCCATTCTTCTTTTTCAATTGTTCCGTTTTTTCTTGCAAGCTCAACCAAGTCGGCTTTTTCCATTGGGATTTTGAATTTCCGTTTTGTGCCAAGAAGATTTTCTGTAAGCACCGAAATTATTTCTTCAAATCCGAGTTCTGTTTTTGCGCTTGCATGAATTGCGTTTGGAAATGCCTTGTTCAGCTGTGAAACCGTGATGAACTTTTCTTTTACAAGATCGAATTTGTTCAAGACAACAGTCTGCGGAATTTCTTCAGCGTGAATTTCCTTTAGAACTTTCTGCACTTGCTGATATTGTTTTTCGCAGTCAGGGTCAGAAGCGTCAACCACAATCAAAAGAAAATCAGAAAGCGAGGTTTCTTCCAGCGTGGATTTGAATGCGTCGATTAAAGTATGCGGAAGATTTGAAATAAATCCGACTGTGTCCGTCATTAAAACAGACGAGGCTTCCGAAAGTGCGAATTTTCTTGTGGTTGGATCTAGCGTTGCAAAAAGCTTGTTTTCTACAAGAACATCCGCCCCTGTGAGCGCATTTAGCAGGCTTGACTTTCCGGCATTTGTGTATCCAACCAAAGAACAAGTTGCGGTTGCGGTTCGTTCCCTTTGCTTACGCTGAATGTTCCTGTTTATTGCGACTTGTGCAAGTTCTTTTTTTATCTGAACGATTTTATCTTCTATTTGACGGCGGTCAAGTTCCAGCTGAGTTTCGCCGCTTCCTTTGTTTCCGAATGAGCCGCCTCTTTGTCGCGCCATGTCTCCGTAAGTGTGGCTTAATCTTGGAAGTGAATACTGAAGTTTTGCAAGTTCTACCTGAAGGCTTGCTTCTTTTGTCTGCGCGCGTGAATCAAAAATTCTTATTATTACTTCGTTTCTGTCAAAAACCGGCATATTGGCAAGTTTTTCCCAGTTGCGCTGCTTGGACGGATCTATTTCCCAGTCAAAAACTATGCAGTCCGCAAAAACTTCCTTTGCCTTATCTACTATTTCCTGCGCTTTTCCTGTTCCCATTCCGTAGGCGGGAGTTGGCTCTATGCGTGTAAGTACAATTGTGCCGGCAATTTCCATGTCCAGCGTCTGCACTAGACTTTGTAGTTCCTTTGGCTCTGGATTTCCGTTTTTCTTGTCTGGCGCGCCGACTAAAAGACATTTTACTTTGCGTTCTTGCTCTTGCTGAATTTCAATCATAAAATTTATTATACATTTTAAAATAAACAAATGAAAGTGCGCCTTAATTTTTGCATTATGCTAACTTTTCGCTTGATTTTTCTTTGGAATTTTCGGAAAATAAATGTGCTAAACTTTTTTATCCTTATGTCGAAAATTTATAAGTTCAGGACTCTAAAAGAAAATGCCGGAATTTGAAAAAGAACAAAAAATCTGTAAATCTTCCTCTTCTTCCTCGGAGCATGGACTTATGAAAAAAGCTCTTGAAATAACAAAGCAAAACAATGCTTGTGCTTCGGGACTTCTTTCAAAAATTACAAAATCATCATTAAGGGCAAAAAATATGACTAAGGCAATTGTTGAGCAGAACGGAATCTTTACAATAAAAGAAAATCTTGAAACTTCATCAGTAAAGCAAGATCCGGGCTTAAAGGCTTTAGTTGAGTCTGTTTTAAAATAAATTTACGGTCGAAGTCCGTCTACAATAAATTCTTTTGGAAGGCGGGCAGGCGCATTGTTCTTTACAGAAGCCCAAGTTACATCAGCTTCCGCGCAAATGTGTCCGTCTTCTTTTTTTATAGTCTGATGAAAAGTTCCGCTTACAGCTCCAAGTTTTACAGGAGTTGTTTCGATTATCAGGTTGTCATCAAGAAACGCTGAATTCTTGTAGAAAATATCAATGTGCGTTATGTAAAGATAATAGCCGGCTTCTACAATTCCCTTGTAGTTGAATCCAATCTGGTGCAGATAATCCATGCGCGCTGTTTCAAGATAATTTAAATAAACCGCGTTGTTTACGTGGCTGTAGCTGTCGCATTCGTAAGAGCGGACTGTAAGATTTGTTGTGTAAGTCATGTATGCTCCGTGATTTTTAAGCGTCTTCGTTTACTTCAATGTGGAAATTCTGCATAAGGGAAACAAAAGAAAAAAATTCCTTGTATACGCTGATGCACATTTGCTTGAGTTTTCCTTCTGCAAAGTGGTCTATGTCTTTCCAGTTTCTTATTAAAGTTGGATGCGGCTTTATGCAGTCTTCAAGAACCATTTTAAGGTTTTTTCCATAAGTAATGAAAAGATTTACAGAGCCAAGAATGATTTTTGCTGCGGATGTGTTTACAAAATTCAGTGTTGAATGAATTATGTTTCTTGATTCCTTGTCTCGTTCGGTTCGCGGAAGATGAGTTTTCATTTTTAAGCCGAGATCAACACTGTCGTCAAGGCTGTTGTCCAAAGCTATGATTTTGTCTGCGTTTTCAACAAGCTGATGGAAAGCCTCGCTCATTGGAGCTGCCAACTCCTGGTTTGCCCATTCACCGCGGACAAGAAGAATGTCAGAAAGTTCCTTTACATCTTTTTTTACATAGTCGAGAATAAATTTCTTTAAATATGAAAGCGGTTCACAGTATTCAAACTTTCCTATTTCCTTGCGTTCAAAAGGCGCGCTTCCTGCTTCTGTATAAAATTTGAGTTTTTCTATCTGGGTTGTTCCAAAAATTTGGTTCAGCAAAACTTCAATTTTTCCTTCTGTCTGCTTTTCTTTTAGAGCAGTCAAAGTGTTTTCCGCCTGCTTTTTTACTTCCGTGATAAAATCGTCAACAATGTACAAATCTTTTGCTGCGTAAACTTCGTTGTAAGACGGATCTTCGGAAATGAGCTGAATGAGCATTTCCACAATTCTGTTTTCCTTTAAATAGCGGATTCGTGCAAGAATTTTTTTCCAAACGCCCGGCGATACCGGATCCACGCCTTTTACTTTCTTTATCAGCTTAAAAACTTCATCCCAAGAAGAATCAAACGGAAGCGACCAGGCGACATCCATGAAATTTTTCAAGTCTTCAAGAACATAAGTTCCGCTTATTGGTATGAATCTCGGTGGATTAGAAAAGTTGTGTTCTTTAAGCGAACTGTCAAATTTTTTGAGCATAAAGAAATAATCGAACTGCACAAAATTTACAAAGCCCATGAGTTTTGTGTAAACGCCGTCAATGGCAGAAATTTTGTTGCTGTCGAATTCTGAGGAAAAGGCGTCCATATAAAGTTTTGTCTGCTCGAAAACTTCTTTTAGCGGCTTTTTCTTTGCAGCGTCTATAATTGCAAGCTCCGAGATGTTTCCCAGTGATTCCAGTTGTTTATCCGAAAGGGAATTGTCGATTACAATCCGCTTAAATGCTTTCGGATTTATAGATTGAATCATTGCCTGTGCCGGCGAAATTGCTTTATATATTTCATAGAAGAATTTTGCAAAACTTGGATCTATTTCATTAGAAGAAGTCTTGTAAAAATGATACTTAGTTTTAGAAAGATTTTTTGCAATGTTTTTTAAGGCGCGTTTTTTTGCGGCCTCTGGACTGTTTCCTCCAAAGAATGAATTGAGCAAGTCCTTAAAAAAGTTTCGATTCCCCATGCAGAAAATATACCTAAATAAACGAGCTTATTCAAGGCTGTTGACTTGCAATGACAAACTTAAAGAAAACTTGTATACTGAAAAAATGACAGAATTATTAGCTCCTGCGGGAAATATTGAAGCGCTTGATGCTGCTATAGGCGAAGGCGCGGATGCAGTTTATATGGGTTTGAAGAGTTTTAATGCAAGACTTAGGTCTTCAAATTTTGCCTGGAATCAGTTTGAGGCTGCTGTTCAAAGCGTGCATCGGCTTGGCAAGAAAATTTATGTAACTGTAAATACTGTTTGTGAAGAAAACGAAACAGAACGTCTTTATAGATTTCTTTCATATTTAAATAAAATCGGGCCGGATGGAATAATTGTTCAGGATTTTGGTGTAATAAGAATGTGCCAGGAATTTTTTCCGGACTTGGAGCTTCATGCATCAACCCAGATGAATGTGGAAAGCGCGGCGGCTGCAAATCTTTTGTGCAAGCAGGGGGTAAAGCGTGTTGTTGTTGCCCGTGAGCTTGGTCTTGAGGAAATCCGAGCGATAAAATCAAAGACAAATGCCGAAATTGAAATGTTTATTCATGGCGCGCTTTGTGTAAGTGAGTCAGGGCTTTGTCTTTTTTCAAGCTATCTTGGCGGAAAATCAGCTAACCGCGGAGTTTGCACTCAAGCTTGCCGCAGAATTTATTCAGCTGAAATTCCCGGAACTGTTGCGAACGGTTATTATTTTTCACCTTGCGACTTGGAGCTTATTTCCCATGTTCCAGAATTGATGGAAGCCGGAGTTGACAGCTTTAAAATTGAAGGCAGAATGAAAAGCGCAGAATATGTTGGAGCTGTTACCGCTGCCTACCGTTATGTAATGGATCATTGGCACGAAGATAAAAAAGGCTCTATTGCGGAAGGAAAGAGAATTTTAAGCACAGATTTTGCGCGCTCAAAAACCGATTATTGGTACGGCTTTAAATCTGTGGAAGAAGGAGTTGATTCAGCTGGCGAAAAAATTTTGAATCCAAAGCAAGCTGGAGGAACTGGAATTTTCCTTGGAAAAATAAATCAGACAAGACCGGCTTCTGCTTCTGAAAAAGAGCAATATGCATCTTCTTTGGAACGAAAACAAGAGTTTTCTATTCAAATGGCGACAATTTCTGGCGGCGACTACAATCCTGATCCGGGAGACAGCATCCGGCTTCATAAAAAAGATGACACAGGCCGCGAAAGCCACAAAATCCGCGTTCTTTCCGAAGATGAAAAAGGCTCAAGATGGATTGATATCCCTTCTGGATTTTCCAAGGGAGACAGCGTCTATCTTTTGCAGACAAAATCCATGTCCAAGCGTTATAAAAGAGTTCTTCCGTCCGACCTTTCAAAGTTTAGAAAACAGCCCGGTCCGGAACGTCTTCCTGTTTTGGATCTTACTCCGCTTGCAAAAAATGAGCTTAACTGGTTTCCAGAAGGTCTTTATATTCAGGTTTCGACTGTGGCGGACGCGCATATTGTTTCTTCGCTTCATCCTGTGCGGCTTATAATTGAGCTTAATTCTGAAACAAGTTACGACCTTTTAAACAAAGATTCGCCTGCAAAACCATTGCTTCCGTACAGCAAAAAAATGCTTGTGATTTCGCTTGATCCGTTTTTTGCTGAAGGAAAATCAGAGGAATTTGAAAATGTTGTTTCAGTTCTTGTGGAAAAAGGATATTCAACTTTTATTGTAAACAATATTGCGCATATAAATATCCTGAAAAAATACAAGGTGAAGTTGATTGCCGGTCCTTACCTTTATACTTTTAACCGCTGGGCTGTAAGTTTCCTTGAAAACAGCAATATTATGGCATTGCAGTCTCCTGCGGAAAATTCTGAAAAAAATCTTGAAGCCATTTTTGAAAATTCTGCGGAACGCTCGCGCGTTCTAGTTAGCGTTTTCTCTTATCCTGTTTTGTTCCGAATGAGATTCAAGCTTCCGGGCGATTATGATTTTACTTATTTCAGCGACAAGGAAGGCATGGGATTTAAAGTGAATTCAACGCCGGACGGTTCGTTTGTAATGCCGGAATATCCGTTCAGTCTTTTAGACAAAATGGAAACCTTGAAAAGCAAAGGATGGACGCATCAGATCATAGATTTTTCAAAGACAAAAATTTTAAAGAGCGACATAAGAAACCTTGTTTCGATTATCCAAAAGCATGAATTTATAGAAGGAGCTTCCCGCTTTAACTGGAAAAATGGATTTTATAATCCTGAAAAAATGGAAGCTTATCAGGCAGCTCAGGCTAGAAATGCCCAGGCTTCAAAAGACAATAAAAAGCGGAAATAGTTTTTGAAAGAAATGTTATTGGGGCTGTCCAAAAAGAAATGGGCAGCCCTTTTTGAAGTCTGTTAATAACTTCTAGAACAGCCTCTAGATGACTAACTGTCAGGAGAAACAGAGAAATGTCAGATGATTCAAAACTAAGGGCTTACTTGTTTACTGTGGAGATTGACGGAATAGAGACAGCCAGGTTCCAGAAATGCGAGGGGCTTGAGGCCGAGACCTATGTCTATGAAGTTGAAGAGGGAGGCCTGAACCACACCACAAGAAAGTTCAGGGGAAGGACGCGGTTTCCAAATTTAATCCTTGAGAAAGGGATAACTGAGAACGACTCGCTTTTCAACTGGTTCAAGGAGACGTGCCTTGAGAACAAGAAGCTGGAAAGAAAGAACGGGTCAGTGGCGCTAAAAGACACAGAAGGAAACGAAGTGAAAAGATGGAATTTCTTCCGTGCCTTTCCCTGCCGCTGGATAGGTCCGAAGCTGGTGACAAATCTTGGGAGCGACTTTGCGGTTGAAAGAATAGAGATAGCGCACGAAGGTGTCGAAGTTGATAATGATTCTGAACCTTTTGAATTAAAAATTGATACAAGCAAATGGATTGCACAGGTAGGAATCTCAGATATGCCTTTTTTTGATAATTATGGAAATCCAAGCTCTGATCCTTATGTCGTAACCGGACAAAATATTGGAGAACCGGATGTTATTCCCGCATCTACAAAAATAACTGATGCTGCTGAAAATCATTTAGGCGAAGATTACTATGATAGTAATAGCTGTGACGAATGGGCTACAAAAGTAATTAAAGAAGCTGGTTATTATCCGGAAGATTATCAGTTAGAAAATACCGATCAAACCGTAAAACAGCATATAAATGCATTACAAGCTACAGGAGCAGATTACTCTCAAACGTCAGATAATTCTGCTTATGTAGTATTTATGGGAGATGGAACAAAGCCATATACAATAGGACATGAACATGCAGGTTTACTTGTCACAGATTCATCTGGCAAAGTTTCTTTTTATCATTCTTCAGCCAATAATGAAGGTACAGTTTCTATGGTGGAAACTTATGATTCTGTTTCAGAATTTCAGAATGATTTTGCCTATTCATCTTTTTATTACCAGGAGATTAACTAAATGAAAAGCAAGCGATTTTTTTATATTCTTTCTCTTATATGTTTATTTCAATTTCCCTGTAAAGCAGATGATTTTCCATCTACTTCAAAAATCAAAGTTATAAAAAACTATAATACCTACACATTTTTAGATGAAAATGAAAATGTTCTTTTTACAAAACAGTTAAAAAGATTCTATGGATTCACCGAAGGCTATGCTGCTGTAGCACTTATGAATTTTGACAGTGCGATTCTTGATGAAAATGGAAATATATCAGATATTCACTTTGAGCAGTTAGGTCAAAAATTTTCAGAAGGGAAAAATTTCGCAATGTTTTTAGACGGAACGACAGGTGTTATAGATACTAAAGGTAATATTCTTTTTAAGATTAAGGTAGAATTTGATGAATGCGGAGCTCTTGCTGCAACTAATTTTTCAAATGGAAAAGCCTTTGTCAAGGAATCCAGAGAAACAGGAGTAGTCTGGCATTTAATTGATGATAAAGGAAATAAATTAAAAGAATTTAATAATATATCTGGTCTAAGTTATTTTTATAGTGGTTGGATAAAAGTACGAGTTCAAGAAAGTTCGTCCTGGAAATGGAATTACTTAGATAGTAATGGGAATTTTATTTCAACTATTAATTTTGATGATGCTTATAACTTTGTCGATGGAAAAGCTAAAGTTAAAATTGGTATAGAAGAATTTTTCATCAACGAAAATGGCAAACGCTTGATAAATTAATTTCTGATTTATTAGTCTAAAATAAACTTGCTGTTGAACATTAACTTATACACCTGATGGAGAATAGAATGAAAAGAAAAATTTATTTGCTTGCAATTTTGCTAAGCACATTTTCTTTATTTGCTGAAAACAATTTAAGAGACTTGAAATGATATAACGAAAAGCGATATTTTGATGTATTTAAATTCAGAATCAGAATTCATTTTATATGACTATTTTCCACAAGCAATAGAATACAAATCTTACAGAAAGTTGAGGCTGGATAATATGGTAATAGGTGAAACAAGTTTTTGCTCCTCAATAGAAGAGTTAAAAGCCGACGCAATATTTACGTATCATATATATTTCATTGACGGAGAGGATATATATCGGTTTATTCTGCAATGTGGATATTCAGAATCCGAAAAAGAATGTTTGTCTGAATTAACTGATATTTTTGACAAAAAAGATGATGTGCTTTATTGGAAAAGCAAAGACTCCCGCTATGACCTATTTCTTCTGCTGGAAAAAAAAGACGGCAAAATACCAGGTTATCTCTTAGACTTTCAAGAATTATATGAAAATATTTGTTCCAACCTAAAAATCAATGGTAAAACAGTTCAAATAAAATAATTTAATGACTGTCAGGAGAAACAGAACAATGTCAGATGATTCAAAACTAAGGGCTTACCTGTTTACTGTGGAGATTGACGGAATAGAGACAGCGAGGTTCCAGAAGTGCGAGGGGGCTTGAGGCTGAGACCTATGTCTATGAGGTCGAGGGCTGGTTCAAGGAGACGTGCCTTGAGAACAAGAAGCTGGAAAGAAAGAACGGGTCGGTGGTGCTAAAAGACACAGAGGGGAACGAGGTGAAAAGATGGAATTTCTACCGTGCCTTTCCATGCCGGTGGATAGGACCAAAACTGGTTACAAATCTTGGGAGCGACTTTGCAGTTGAAAGAATAGAGATAGCGCACGAAGGCCTGTCTGTAGACGGAAACTAGGAGGAGATGTTATGGCACTTGAAAAAAGCAGTTATCACAAATATGGATACCAACGAAGAAATTGAGGTTATGTTCAATCCTAAAGAATATGTCGTAGAGAAAAAGACTCCGTGGTCTGAAATTAATGTGTTCGGGCTTGACTCGCCCCCCTGTGCAGTTTACAATGGGCGAGAGAAAACGGCTTTCCATGGAATTGTTTTTCGATACCTTTGAGGAAATGGCAGATGTCCGTCAATACACATCAAAAGTTGAAGAGCTGATGCTGGTAAATGCACAGGAGCACAGGCCTCCTGTATTAAGATTCAGCTGGAGCAGCCTTAGCTTTGACTGTGTCTTAGAAGATCTTGTCCAGAGGTTCACAGTCTTTGGTGATGACGGAACTCCCCTCAGGGCTATATGCAAAGTTGTCTTCAAGGAATATGCGACAGCCACAACACAGCTTTCAAATACAAGAAGAGAATCAGCAGACCATACAAAGCGGATGGCTTTAAGGGAGGGTGAAACCTTGTCCTCATTGTCAGCAAGAGAATACAATGACTGCAGGAAATGGAGAGTCATTGCAGATGCCAACAACATAGATGATCCTGAGAATCTGGCCGCAGGAACTATAGTAGAACTGCCGCCACTATATTAGATGGTGAGATTTTTAGTAACTTATGAAGCTCATTAAAGAGATGGAAAATACGGCAGAAAGCTTGCTTTTTCTTTTATAAAGCTGTTGGAAGCCGAACCGTCTGAAATGTATGTGCTAAAAAAGTTTTGGAGAAGAGATGAAAAAAAAGAAGTTAAAAATTTGCTTATTTTTTGTTGTTGTAAGTTTAATACTAAGCTGTAAGAACAATAAAAAATCAATACCGAAAATTAAATATGATATTTCAAAAGAAACTATAAATATATCAAGCCAAGATGATTCATTTCAAAATTTATTAAATTCAGTTTCTATTGAAAAATATAAAGATGAGAGTGTTTCAAAAATAGGTATTTTTTCTATTGTAAATTTATTCGATAATGAAGCCATTATTGATAATTTTGAAAGCTATCTTTCTAATCAAGAGAAAGATATTTATATTGGCATATATACTTTATTGGAACCGCAGACAGAATTTGTTAGAATAGATGACAATGAGCAGCTGTTTTATCAATATTTTACTATTGTA contains the following coding sequences:
- a CDS encoding Smr/MutS family protein, with the protein product MDFGDILSQWDSIQKNHVPKNKGPQICRKKANAPTKEEKEAARQGYSYEQIMDQNSQKRINPMELWLRRYGTVDKDKAFEENARQEKLNDINYLKTLAPEATIDLHQLTREEAWDKLKIFVDSCYIRKLKKILIIHGKGNHSHGTDPVLGQLVRLFIEQDKRLGTSGHPDRNHGGSGATWVIIKN
- a CDS encoding DnaJ domain-containing protein, which codes for MEDLYKILNVEKNASAEEIKKAYRNLAFKFHPDRNPGDKSAEENFKKINEAYSVLGDEIKRRQYDQYNMNGFSENFQQNGGFYQGDPFADFFNNRNYQYTYTYSSKNSESKKGFSLIGFFLSIVQILFCFLGFTTVGRWSFLLGILFFIGLVNGIKSAAGNLKWILAE
- the rnhA gene encoding ribonuclease HI gives rise to the protein MENNSGIVVYTDGGCRGNPGCGGWGCVIIDGEKEYKFSGGEKLTTNNRMELMAAISALNSIAENTLWKNQHISVYSDSQYVKNGITSWIQNWKKNGWKTSAKKPVLNKDLWVQLDSVYNLLDIEWKWVKGHAGVKYNEICDELCNMEMDKQG
- a CDS encoding flagellar basal body-associated FliL family protein, encoding MNLNKLNRFLFALAAAILLTIIIVTIAFYIFTKENPASAYRKSDPSPKKITNMNTGKEKSMNAFTDIGQLRIFTKQISEKDEQVVIVVSPWFSYPAEDKALFEELSLKERQIKSIFTNYFSALTFSQIRAKGENLIKEELLQKINENLVMGQIRAVYFNDYIFIE
- the hflX gene encoding GTPase HflX; translated protein: MIEIQQEQERKVKCLLVGAPDKKNGNPEPKELQSLVQTLDMEIAGTIVLTRIEPTPAYGMGTGKAQEIVDKAKEVFADCIVFDWEIDPSKQRNWEKLANMPVFDRNEVIIRIFDSRAQTKEASLQVELAKLQYSLPRLSHTYGDMARQRGGSFGNKGSGETQLELDRRQIEDKIVQIKKELAQVAINRNIQRKQRERTATATCSLVGYTNAGKSSLLNALTGADVLVENKLFATLDPTTRKFALSEASSVLMTDTVGFISNLPHTLIDAFKSTLEETSLSDFLLIVVDASDPDCEKQYQQVQKVLKEIHAEEIPQTVVLNKFDLVKEKFITVSQLNKAFPNAIHASAKTELGFEEIISVLTENLLGTKRKFKIPMEKADLVELARKNGTIEKEEWLENFIELTARIPGTFDETGNATTRTLSLLKEFIV
- a CDS encoding acyl-CoA thioesterase, with protein sequence MTYTTNLTVRSYECDSYSHVNNAVYLNYLETARMDYLHQIGFNYKGIVEAGYYLYITHIDIFYKNSAFLDDNLIIETTPVKLGAVSGTFHQTIKKEDGHICAEADVTWASVKNNAPARLPKEFIVDGLRP
- a CDS encoding DUF5312 family protein is translated as MGNRNFFKDLLNSFFGGNSPEAAKKRALKNIAKNLSKTKYHFYKTSSNEIDPSFAKFFYEIYKAISPAQAMIQSINPKAFKRIVIDNSLSDKQLESLGNISELAIIDAAKKKPLKEVFEQTKLYMDAFSSEFDSNKISAIDGVYTKLMGFVNFVQFDYFFMLKKFDSSLKEHNFSNPPRFIPISGTYVLEDLKNFMDVAWSLPFDSSWDEVFKLIKKVKGVDPVSPGVWKKILARIRYLKENRIVEMLIQLISEDPSYNEVYAAKDLYIVDDFITEVKKQAENTLTALKEKQTEGKIEVLLNQIFGTTQIEKLKFYTEAGSAPFERKEIGKFEYCEPLSYLKKFILDYVKKDVKELSDILLVRGEWANQELAAPMSEAFHQLVENADKIIALDNSLDDSVDLGLKMKTHLPRTERDKESRNIIHSTLNFVNTSAAKIILGSVNLFITYGKNLKMVLEDCIKPHPTLIRNWKDIDHFAEGKLKQMCISVYKEFFSFVSLMQNFHIEVNEDA
- a CDS encoding peptidase U32 family protein, translating into MTELLAPAGNIEALDAAIGEGADAVYMGLKSFNARLRSSNFAWNQFEAAVQSVHRLGKKIYVTVNTVCEENETERLYRFLSYLNKIGPDGIIVQDFGVIRMCQEFFPDLELHASTQMNVESAAAANLLCKQGVKRVVVARELGLEEIRAIKSKTNAEIEMFIHGALCVSESGLCLFSSYLGGKSANRGVCTQACRRIYSAEIPGTVANGYYFSPCDLELISHVPELMEAGVDSFKIEGRMKSAEYVGAVTAAYRYVMDHWHEDKKGSIAEGKRILSTDFARSKTDYWYGFKSVEEGVDSAGEKILNPKQAGGTGIFLGKINQTRPASASEKEQYASSLERKQEFSIQMATISGGDYNPDPGDSIRLHKKDDTGRESHKIRVLSEDEKGSRWIDIPSGFSKGDSVYLLQTKSMSKRYKRVLPSDLSKFRKQPGPERLPVLDLTPLAKNELNWFPEGLYIQVSTVADAHIVSSLHPVRLIIELNSETSYDLLNKDSPAKPLLPYSKKMLVISLDPFFAEGKSEEFENVVSVLVEKGYSTFIVNNIAHINILKKYKVKLIAGPYLYTFNRWAVSFLENSNIMALQSPAENSEKNLEAIFENSAERSRVLVSVFSYPVLFRMRFKLPGDYDFTYFSDKEGMGFKVNSTPDGSFVMPEYPFSLLDKMETLKSKGWTHQIIDFSKTKILKSDIRNLVSIIQKHEFIEGASRFNWKNGFYNPEKMEAYQAAQARNAQASKDNKKRK
- a CDS encoding phage tail protein; translation: MSDDSKLRAYLFTVEIDGIETARFQKCEGLEAETYVYEVEEGGLNHTTRKFRGRTRFPNLILEKGITENDSLFNWFKETCLENKKLERKNGSVALKDTEGNEVKRWNFFRAFPCRWIGPKLVTNLGSDFAVERIEIAHEGVEVDNDSEPFELKIDTSKWIAQVGISDMPFFDNYGNPSSDPYVVTGQNIGEPDVIPASTKITDAAENHLGEDYYDSNSCDEWATKVIKEAGYYPEDYQLENTDQTVKQHINALQATGADYSQTSDNSAYVVFMGDGTKPYTIGHEHAGLLVTDSSGKVSFYHSSANNEGTVSMVETYDSVSEFQNDFAYSSFYYQEIN